A stretch of Gymnodinialimonas phycosphaerae DNA encodes these proteins:
- a CDS encoding glycosyltransferase family 2 protein, which translates to MDSSRPLVTVVTPSYNCAAVVPETLRSVQAQSFQDWEHIVVDDCSSDDSLEVIDAFCRTEPRTRFSRLNENSGAAVARNTAIEAARGRYIAFVDSDDLWHPEKMQRQLDFMAEREAVFACASYAKIDEDGKPLGEVQAPAQRQYHDLLKDNTVGCLTAVYDAQALGKVYMPLIRKRQDLGLWLRLLKKTKLVHGVPEVLASYRLRQNSISSNKASAAAYTWRLYRDVEKLPLPKAAYYFANYAVNGVLKQF; encoded by the coding sequence ATGGATAGTTCCCGTCCGTTGGTTACCGTCGTCACACCAAGCTATAATTGCGCTGCGGTGGTCCCGGAGACGTTGCGCTCAGTCCAAGCGCAAAGCTTTCAGGACTGGGAGCATATCGTTGTCGATGACTGTTCTTCCGACGACAGCTTGGAAGTGATCGACGCCTTTTGCAGGACTGAACCGCGTACGCGGTTCAGTCGTTTAAATGAGAATTCCGGCGCCGCCGTGGCTCGTAATACTGCGATAGAAGCAGCGCGAGGGCGCTACATCGCATTCGTTGACTCCGACGATCTTTGGCATCCGGAAAAGATGCAACGCCAACTCGACTTCATGGCAGAACGCGAGGCCGTCTTCGCCTGCGCGAGCTACGCCAAGATTGACGAAGACGGCAAGCCTTTAGGCGAAGTACAGGCCCCTGCGCAAAGACAGTACCACGACCTTCTGAAGGATAACACGGTTGGGTGTCTGACCGCCGTCTATGACGCCCAAGCGTTAGGCAAAGTCTACATGCCACTGATCCGGAAGAGGCAAGATCTTGGCCTGTGGCTGCGGCTTTTGAAGAAGACAAAGCTCGTTCACGGCGTGCCCGAAGTTTTGGCCAGTTACCGACTTCGACAGAACTCGATTTCCTCCAACAAAGCCTCGGCCGCGGCCTACACGTGGCGACTCTATCGTGACGTGGAAAAACTGCCGCTTCCCAAGGCTGCCTATTACTTTGCAAACTATGCTGTGAACGGTGTCCTCAAGCAGTTTTGA